Within Plasmodium vinckei vinckei genome assembly, chromosome: PVVCY_12, the genomic segment ttaccgATAAATATCAATTGGCCAAATGTGAATCAATGGCAAATagcatgtatatatagaaataggatgaaaatattatgtacaAAATTTACTTTGCATTTACCGCAtagtaaattatttaatgaattGAAGAGCACACATtgatacatataaataaatatacatatgtaaatacatggatttaattattataggcatttattttaatttcgtatatatatattcctcCATTATACAAACATCATACGCCTTCTTATTTGAAAACTTATTGTTAGTTTTAAGTTTTATACACGTTTTGatattgattttttatataacacaaaacaaaaaaaattatatttttttattttatttaaagatCGTCAGGTATTTATACGTagttaaattatttcaatataatacttgtatatatttatcctTAGTTTGTGTGTTTTGCTTTTCTTCTTTCTCCTCTTCCAAGGGCATGGAAACCACTCTTGATAGTAGTAACAGATCTgcgttaaaaaaaaaaagggaaataaattgaagaaaattataaataaaataaaaatacataaaatacatacaaataaaaaaagagtaATAACCTTTTTGCTCCACAAGCGTTGCAATGTTGATGGAAAAGTCTTGTTCTACTATCCTTCTCCATAGCAGTATTTGGGCTTTTACACATTTGGCAAGTAACATATtctgttatatattttcttaacAATGCTTCAATATGTTTAGGCccatattttccttttaaaACTAATTGTCCTTCTCCTGCTATAGATCCTTCAGTTCCTAATTCGGCAAGAACGAAATGGAAGACATGCTCTTCATTCCTGTTCATAATTGTACATATatctttaaaattaatcCATGCTACTTTTTTTGAACCAACTCTAACAACTTGTGGTGgttttattgtatatttttttgatatgcataaatctatattatgtttattaaCTAAATCTTGAATTCTATGTAACAATTCTTCATATGGATATACTGCACCTTTTTCAAATACTTTTCCTGTACCATCTATAATAACTTCAGCTTTGTTTACAACttccttcttttttttcttttttttcttttcaccaaaatcaaataattgTGCTGCTTCATCATTTACTTTGTCAAGGTCAATAAAGGCTTTGCTGGCATcttcaattttttcttcaacCTTTTCTTCTACTTTTTCTTCTACTTTCTCTTCTACTTTTTCTTCAACCTTTTCTTCAACCTTCTCTTCAACCTTCTCTTCAACTTTCTCTTCAATTTTCTCTTCAATTTTCTCTTCAATTTTCtcttccatttttatatatcttaTTAAATTACTTTATTTCTCTCTATAATTTGCTTTATATCAATTCTCTTTTGGTAACAATATGTATTTGCTATCTATTTAgagtaatttttttaatttaaaagtaaaattatCTTGACTCgtctaaatattttctatataaaaCTTGGTTTTATGTTTGACTTTATAATagatgaaaaataataaactatataaaaacgtattattttataatattcttaATTATAGAAATAAGATTGGTTAtacgtatatatattatataaatatataatttaggGGTGTTCagatatttatatcattatattttttttcaaattttctTATATTCACACTAGGGGCTTTGCTGTGTGTTTTATAAGTATACTATttaatgttatatttttttatttttaaatagaaatattcttttaaaatatatatgaaacaataataaagcTAACGaacatgaatatatatagctatAAAATGTTCTACATTTGAAATGCATATAGTACATAtagttatatatgtatgcagattaatttatacagtttttttttcacttgtTTAGTACAAACTTTTAAATGTATACATAGTATTTATTCGTaaaactataaaaaatgttttaaaaatataagaaaaataacaatagaTAAGCAAGATAGGTGTAAGCAAAAATGAGGAATagttaaattataaaaataaataaagggatgtataagtatatattattatataatatattgataattatatcacaaataaataataatagttaaTGTGCGTAAAATAGCAAAACTgctaaattttaatatttaaaaaattaatataatgataatatataaaaaatgcctAAGAAAAAGCAggatttatttatataggaaaaaatataaaacttgggaatatataatactaatTGTAGTAGGCttaaaagtaaataaaaccaaagaatatattattgttttaaggtgttaacatatataattattatatttgaacaattttaataaacaaaaaagcgcggttaattttattatttttttatatactatatttttaaaagatataaaaatctTAAGGGGGCaagcaaataaaaagtaaataataatgcatatataaaatatgactatataattattatagggaaaaaaacatatatgaaaatatattacgcATTCCACattgtttaaaatatgaCATGTATTATTGTTTCATATTTGTGATGACCAAATtcaagaaatatttttttaacctatttaaatttatttattattttaattttttttcttaattttattcTATATTTCAATAGAAAATTTcgaattaatttatattatatatttttctcttgAATTAtagtgtatatatatatgcccTTTGTTTTCCAATCGTACTATTTtacattaatataaaaatagtagtTTATGCTAttttgtatgtatatagtacttgcatatttattatatcacTTTACTGTTAAACTTATATtagtttttattattttttctctatataattatttatatgtataaatatttatataaggGCATCATAAACTATACCATCTCTTGGTGCCTTAATTAtccaaatataaaataaaaaattgtaaaatttgCTAAcagaattaataaatttaaaatgatTTATAATCACCATTTTAttggtattttttttttggtttcatttttttttaaagtataTAATTGTCTTTATGTGACTGATGGCAGCGCAATCATTTTAGAAAACACTGGGACAAAATACAAGTAACAACTTTAGTTTGCAACCATGTGCAAACatagaatatataaaaaaagatttcataaaaaaaataactcattaaaaataaaataaagtcTATTGTGCACATTTGTtatctttctttttcttttttttaaagactTTTTTCAACGGATATGAAATGGGGAACAGGGTCCGGAAATCAAATAGTGGTAATATATTAAGaacatgtatatttatattaaacaaaaatagtagaaaaaatatataaggcCAATAATTTATCTCTTATTTATGCACTAGTAATAATACCACTATGCTATGTTTAGTATAATTTGTATTGGTCGCTAAATTTGCTATGTAAAGGATTTTCTTAAATTTTGAAACAAATTTTGTGATTGATTCTACATAGTATAAGTACATTCTCTTACTCATATCCATCTTTAAACCTCCATTGACAGACTACCATATCTactgataaaaatgaagaatcATTATTATGGATTGTTAACGTTTACGAAGGTATAAAgacattataaaatattctaaTAATTTCTATAAGTATATCATTCtcaaactatttttatttatcatataccattttgtttatttatctttattgtattttatttcatttcaGAAGGTAAAAGTGTGGTGGGAAGTAAAATACAGTGTGATGAAATTGTCACACTAAAGCATGTTAAATCAAATGGCTACTTAGTAGGGTCTCAACACTATTCAATATTATCCAGTAATTTTGAggtaaacaaaaaaaatatagcaaaCCCTAATTGGAATATACAATAGATAGGAAATTTTccacttttttatatgtctcatattttaaaaatatcaacttaatatatatttcttttttttagttaaGTGTTGATAGTGATAATACTTTCGGGAAATTTCAAGTTGTTTgtgaaaacaaaaaaagcGACCCCTACTGGATGctaaatgaaaatgtttATTTGAAAAGTTTGAATCAAAATGGATACCTATCCACCagcaaaaaatatgagtAATCACAATGCATGTGCATACACACGCATGAATATATCCTTTCCtcctatatataataccatatattttatttcttttttaacaCAGATTTAATCAGTATAATTGCCACAACTGCCCAATCTTATATCATTTAGAAACATGCATTACAAAAAGCAGCTACCAActtaatgaatataaatggGTAGCCAAATCGGTAAAGCAATGCCCCTATACATGTGACAAAACAATTGTGTAAATATGTACATGTGTAAATATGTGCATGTGTAAATATGAACATGtgtaaatatgaaatacataatatttttttcgctTCGCTTCGATAGGGGGTCATTATTAGTGCCTTTGGAGAAGAAAAATCgaacaaatataatgatgatGATGACGAACTTTAAAGGTGCATACCTATTTagacataatttttttttataatatatatgtgcatatgcatatgcctctttttttgtatttccaAACTTAACaaataaactatttttttttaattaaaataataaattttgcaaacaaaaaaatgaaaataaaataaaagttgtTACCacaaaaaagatataacaaaacaataagcggaaaaaaaaataataaaattttgataataacatgtatttgtttaattatttattgggGTTTACTATTTTTCTAACATTTGAGTAATTTCATTTCTTTGCATTTGTAGCTCCTGTTTTCTTctatcaatatttttaaaatagtttTCTATCCAATTATTTCTTGAtttgtaataattaaactgataaatattatttaagtaTCTTAACTTTTCTCTAAAATAATATCTAGAATTTGCACAAATATATGGATACCATTCAATTaaattatctttattaATTCGATCttgatttaaatataatctCATATTATGTGATAAAGATCTTGGAACATTTCctcttataaatattttatgataaaattcTTGAATATTCATTTGTTTAATTGTATAAGTAAATGTATTTCTATAACTTTTTACTAATCCAAAATGTCCTAATGCAtgatatttaatatatttcatagGTGTATTATAATGTATTTGGACATTATCAATATATAATCTTGATATATCtccattaaaattatttattattttatctttcgaatttaataatgaattaagtatattatttattcgtATTTGTGGTATAGattctaaaaatattatagcaTCTTCTAAATGTAAACCTTTTATTAATCTaccaaaattatttaaatttcttaaacttatttttaattgataTACTTTAAATGTCCAATATCTATCATCTTTacgattttttattttttcttctttttcattatatattttaggtTTTATTCCTTTTCTTATATATCTTTTCTCGTTATATCGATGTATAATTCTTCTTCTCCATTCCCAAAAtcctttttttctataataaGGGTTTCGTAGTTGTacatttgtatttatattccttttatttattaaattaatattatttacaactcccttaattaaatttcctaacatttttaaatcttAAATTTTGTGTATACTTACTGATTTATTCTAACTATTTATCAAAGTTTTATCATAAAACTTGTGTAtagaaaatgttttttttttattaacaaatatGAGGAAAAGGGATGTGTATACCTACTTTGATATAGATAAAGAAATCCTTCttatataacaatttacaaaatttaacATTCTTCAATAATActcaaatattataattcacatttttattatcattctacataaattttatactttCTATTTTATGAACTAACCctgtttttatttctacatatattcatttcCCTCTTCAAGTCATATTTATAGTTTACTTTTTTGGGAGGGAACAAATTCGTTTTTATCTCTAAAAGGGTTTCATAAAGtgtaatgaaaaaaataaagaaatatttatttattaatatttatatttatgcaaacatttttgataatattgcATATATGGATGTTGATTTTGTGAATAATtcaaaagagaaaaaaaaatatttccttCACAATGTACCAGTATATGCTATTATTTTACGGCATACAATAGCTAGGTATTCAATTATTGTacacattatttttctctttcttttaaataaaaaatttacataatttccttcaaatatttacattccATTTACCTCaaataaaagtattttttttaaataagcattatattaattttacttaagaaaataattaaatatctatttcatgaaaatttactattttgataaaaaaaaattgtgcattctacataaaataaagatataatttacatattcaaaccaaaaaaaaaaaaaaaaaattggaacTAGCCAAATATGAATGGTTCAATGGGCGAATATCCCTTTTTGGTGAGTccaaaacaaaaattgcatcatttttttaccaTTTTTAGCTAAAACTATTTAGTAAAAGATAGTTTAAGCAAGTAGTCAGTTTAGAAATTAAAACAACCTTAGTGATTACATTgtgtttaaatataatttacaaaGCCTAGAGTGTATTAATTAGTGCTATATAATTAGACACGTTACTTTATAATGGATCTGAAAAGTGCTGGAAATGTTTGGGACGTTTTGAACGACCTATACAAGAATGACAAACAGgttttaacaaaaatatatataacaaagaataacataatttgtaacaaatatatgcttgtgtaatgttttaaataaataatttccaACAATTTTATCCCTTTTTTACAGTcatatgataaatttatgaaaaagcATCTAAATGATATGCATGATTCTGTGGCTATAAAACccaaattttgtttttgcaTATGTACAAATGTAGAAAAAGTTTCTATAAAAACTtcaataaatgaatataaagaaaaattatgtgattattttatttatatatatcatacaaagaaaataaaatcatcAACCATTTCATCCGattttattgaaaatataaataacataaattttgataatatatatataagtacATCAAAAGTTAAAGGGGAATCATCTAAAGACATGTATGCAGAGGCTGTTATacatacaaatatttataaaaatatgagcaacataaattttaaaaataaaattataactcgaatattacaaattatatacaactCTGAAAAAGCTATTAGAAAcgatataattataaatacaaattctTTTCGTTTTATTGacttaaattatattcctAAAACTacacattatttaaatccGAAATATGtagataataatttattaaataaacaaacaGATACAAATATAGATGAAACTGAtatcaaatttttaaatattttaaatgaaaaaaacaaacaaaataataataaagaacaAGAAAAAGatcaaatattattacatgATTCATCTaatgatattttaaaagatataaacCCAATAAAAACTGTCAAAAATACTCAAATTAATAAAGTTGATAAAGCGAAAATACCAAAAGAAGTCAAGTCATATCAATACACAATCATTGATAGGTATATTTTCCTATCTCTATCCATATTAACTTTTATAAATCTTTGTTTCTCTTTACATTCTTACCCATAAgtttattgtatataaacAGAACTAACcacaaattattaacatatgcattttttaacaatttcAATAGGTTCCTTCATATCATCATgacatttaataatatatcctACACAAATCTGGAAACATTAAAAGATGGGAACactatttatgtatatgtttCGAATAAGTACTACTagctatataaatataactaCCTAGAcacaataaaaaagaattttcattgtattttataccatttcataatatatatatatatatatcacataattattttcatgttttccctttttttaaacaggTCCGATGAATGTATGACCCTAcaatttaaagaaaatttaagTGATAACGTAAGACAAaattgtgaaaaaaaactatgCTTGTATGtgatattatatgcatatctttatataataacatattaGTTTATCCATtgaagtaaaaaatatgactCCTTCTTATGTAACCAGATTAAAGCATATTTCAATGAAACTTTGCTAAAACTAACCATAAGTATAGAATTgctatattaaattaagaTATATAAACAGGTTAGTTACTcagaaaaatatggataagCCCTTATTTagttaaaataattttttatgtgtaCACACATATGTACGTGTTTATGCTTCATTTCTACATATACtgctatatttttccaCTTTAAATGTTGGGATGTTTGCCCCATTTTACTTTcattcaattttattattatttatttgtgtgAACCatattatgcatttttCTTTGATCTAACAAATTTGTTtctatatacatattcTCCTATTTCAAAAcatgttatatttattgttgtgcaaaaaaaatgaaatatataattggtgaataatacaaaaataatattaattcaaTCTTATATTTTAGCACATTAATTgagacaaaaaaatatttaattgtaAATTAGGTTTGTTTAAAAATGCATGAAGCTAAATACGAAAGgtgcaaaaaaataaaaatgaataaaaaataaatatatgcaaattCTTTGTTCaaaattaagaaaaattttagaaatatgcgaaaattataaaagttgtttgataaaattaacaTTACGTTAATAAGCAAATAAAGTTATAgctaatgaaataaaatcatGGGGAAGAAGtgaagaaataatataatattaataccATTAGTAATATTAGTATAAATAACAGGGAGTATAACCGAAACTGTAGCAAAAATAGTGGCGAATACTAAATAAAACGAAATTGAGcatgtaaaatataaaaatatgtattagtCAAAGAATATTAAGAATAAagcaaatatttattaacttagccaaaaaaaaacgtaAAAATACTTGTTTAAAAGCTTTTaacttattaatttttttaattttttttataatctctcataatataaataaataaatttttgtcTTTCATTGCTTCAAATTTTATAGGTATACAATTACCACTATCATCTAAATGTAACGCCAAACAACAATTGCCACTAATTAAATTTGCTTGTGTTTCTACTCTTTTTAATTGTTCTTCTCCATACAATAATGATCGAATATCACTGAAATTAATCATTCGTACCTGTAAATTATAATCCATGCataatattgttattttgtATCTGTCTCTATACgtgtataaaattatagtcTCGAATTTACGGTATGCAATAGACATCAAATTTAAGcaaaattgtaaataaaaaaatgtaaaaaattttgaatatacTCAGATTATCTACTAATCGATTACCTTTTGGTGGCAAGATATACATAAAGTTTTTTCAGTGAAATTTGCTTGTAAATTACAAGGTAATTTGGTTCCATcctagaaaaaaaattaaaataatatcattacaaatgtatataaatatgctatcattattttgtcgtataaaaatatttaaatatcgCCACAAATCaggatattttatattctatatatattaagaaaacttcaaaatattaacacATGCATccatgataaatataatgtttATACTTGTAACAGAACAACTATTTggatgttattttttagcCGGTTTTTAAATTCGTTTATCTCAGCATTTGAAAAtgctaataaaaaaaataaatgtagaAAGGATTTTATGAGTTctcacatatatatgcacacatGCATGAATCTATGGGTCAATGTATAAGATGTTTACTGTGCATAGTATACATATGATAACTACTTCAAGACAcaaaatatgcaaaatcagctatttttgaataaagAACAAACAcgtttattatatgtaataaaaattagtattcttattattactttCCAATATTTCGTCATCGTTTACGTATTTTTTAGATTCATCTAGTGAACAACAGGATACAATATTCCCCATTTTATCGTTATctgattatatatttttattatataaaaatttatgtagaaataattatatgcttattttatattgtttatatagTCAAATccacaatatatattgtctTAAGAATGTATATTCTGTCTATATATCtacatatacatttatttgcTTAATTTATTCTCTAATTTGGTATTTAATTTACTTTACAAATTAATCATTAATTTGCTTGTTAAATttctattaatttatttatacaaacaCACACACACttatgcatacatatataaaacatacaCAGTGCTTTTATTTTCTGTGAGATATTTTGTGTAATAAAATGTGTgtagtattatatatataatatgcaaatgataattatatgttttttaacatttatattttaattagaaatatatcaaatattatataaatttaaaaatattaatagaaACATGAATAGCTTTATATATCATGTTATGTTaatgcatacatatatttcttaaatacgccatatataatttaatgaaatggaaaatatttttttttgggtATTTCTTTTAAGCATGTTTCgcaatataatatgaaatagctttttgcttatttttcttatttttttttttttataattttttctttcttatTTACGCATTAAAATAgcaggaaaaaaaaagccatattaaatttttatttatttgtccACTATATGTGATAGGAAACTTATTccttgttcatattttttttatcatttcaaaaaaaaaatataactattttttaacattcaatggctattttttaatttcctttttttatttattaatatattatatacacactcttaaaaatttttaatgtaaAAAGGGCTTGATGTTACTACATTTTAGTATAAATA encodes:
- a CDS encoding eukaryotic translation initiation factor 2 subunit beta, putative, yielding MEEKIEEKIEEKIEEKVEEKVEEKVEEKVEEKVEEKVEEKVEEKVEEKIEDASKAFIDLDKVNDEAAQLFDFGEKKKKKKKKEVVNKAEVIIDGTGKVFEKGAVYPYEELLHRIQDLVNKHNIDLCISKKYTIKPPQVVRVGSKKVAWINFKDICTIMNRNEEHVFHFVLAELGTEGSIAGEGQLVLKGKYGPKHIEALLRKYITEYVTCQMCKSPNTAMEKDSRTRLFHQHCNACGAKRSVTTIKSGFHALGRGERRKAKHTN
- a CDS encoding dolichyl-phosphate-mannose protein mannosyltransferase, putative, producing the protein MIYNHHFIGIFFLVSFFFKVYNCLYVTDGSAIILENTGTKYKLFSTDMKWGTGSGNQIVTTISTDKNEESLLWIVNVYEEGKSVVGSKIQCDEIVTLKHVKSNGYLVGSQHYSILSSNFELSVDSDNTFGKFQVVCENKKSDPYWMLNENVYLKSLNQNGYLSTSKKYEFNQYNCHNCPILYHLETCITKSSYQLNEYKWVAKSGVIISAFGEEKSNKYNDDDDEL
- a CDS encoding 50S ribosomal protein L22, mitochondrial, putative; the protein is MLGNLIKGVVNNINLINKRNINTNVQLRNPYYRKKGFWEWRRRIIHRYNEKRYIRKGIKPKIYNEKEEKIKNRKDDRYWTFKVYQLKISLRNLNNFGRLIKGLHLEDAIIFLESIPQIRINNILNSLLNSKDKIINNFNGDISRLYIDNVQIHYNTPMKYIKYHALGHFGLVKSYRNTFTYTIKQMNIQEFYHKIFIRGNVPRSLSHNMRLYLNQDRINKDNLIEWYPYICANSRYYFREKLRYLNNIYQFNYYKSRNNWIENYFKNIDRRKQELQMQRNEITQMLEK
- a CDS encoding inner membrane complex sub-compartment protein 1, putative, producing the protein MGNIVSCCSLDESKKYVNDDEILETFSNAEINEFKNRLKNNIQIVVLLQDGTKLPCNLQANFTEKTLCISCHQKVRMINFSDIRSLLYGEEQLKRVETQANLISGNCCLALHLDDSGNCIPIKFEAMKDKNLFIYIMRDYKKN